The Raphanus sativus cultivar WK10039 chromosome 2, ASM80110v3, whole genome shotgun sequence DNA segment acgCAGTTTAGTTCTCTCCTTTTTCACCAGGTCACATAAATATCATAAAAAGAgcaaaaatatttcaaactgGAACGAGTAGTCCATGCCTATGTCAAAGTTTCATAACAAAAGCTCACTATGAATACCAGatctttaaaatgattttttatatatatatcacttaaCCAATATGTTCTGGTAGAACCAAAGTGTATCAAACTCAAGTGAAACCAATAATAGAGTTTACTGTTTAGCAGTTTAGGTATACGTAAACTATAGAAGTCTACACATATACATGTTGCATTTTGATTATCAATTTTTGAATGAAATATTGTGAAATGCTTTATTCCATTCATTCTATAAAAAATTTTGGAATGAAATAATATGAAATGCTTGTTCTATCAATTCCACAGAAAAATCAACAAAGTTCAAAGAAAATTATTTCATTACAATTTTGATCATGAATAAATGGAATGAAATGATTTCATATTTTCCATATTCCATTCCTCTAATTTCATTCCTTTTTATTCTACTGATTCCCGTTCTATATAAATTGAAGGCCTCCAAGTTCTCATTAGACACAACTCAAAAACACATTATCTTCCTTGAGTTATTTCTGATCATATTATAATCATCTCCTTGGAGAATTATGGCAATTTCAAAAGCTTTTATTGCTTCTCTTCTCATATCTCTTCTTGTTCTCCAACTCGTCGAAGCAGACGTGGTacgtactccctctgttttttaaagatccatgttttaggaaaaaaatttgttttaaaaaatacattttttactttttcaatgtattatttaatgaaaatctgttaacttcaagaaaattaattgtgtttattggatttttattggttaaagattatggaaaattgttattcacaaaaatcaatgcatttttaatgtgatttcttaatatatgtgaaaagactagaatatgtatctttaaaaaacagagggaatatttTTCATGGAAAATACACAATACATATCTATTTATTTGACTAAACActcttcttatatatatatatccttttcCGAATATCCACTCAGGAAATCTCAAACAAAAAGAATGGCGACGGCAGTAAGATTGGTAATTATATTAACTTATATGTGCACACATAGATAGTATAAatgtaagttttatatttaGACTAACGTTTATTTTTGTAGATTGTGGAAGTGCGTGTATAGCACGGTGCAAGCTCTCAAGTAGACCGAACCTTTGTCACAGAGCGTGCGGGACTTGCTGCGCCAGGTGCAACTGTGTGCCACCAGGCACGTCCGGAAACTACGACAAGTGCGCGTGCTACGCCAACCTCACCACGCACGATGGTCGCCGCAAGTGCCCTTAAGTAAACTAAAAACTCTCTCGAACTGCTGCGCTTGTTCAGTATCAAGACTATTTCGTTTTGTTTGTCAGTAATTGTTGCCGTACGTCGTATTTTTGTGGTTTTACGTGAAAGAATCTCATtgtgttgttttattttctaaataaagtTATGACGCTTTATGGATGATTGATTTAAATGCTTTCCTCAATGATCGGCTGTTTTGAAATGATATTTAACAGTTGGACTGACTGAGTATCGTTAGGGTGTTctcaattttctttataaatttaaagCACAGCACATGTCTATATTTCAGggaattttatgtttatttgtgGAATATGATCCGTAGGTTGGATTTTACTTGTAGACGATGTTTTGTTAGCATCGATATTTATTCGGTTATTATTTAAGCAAAAAAGATATTTATTCGGTTATTCATAAATTTGGTCCACAGAATCCATACCATAGAAAATAGTAAATGAATATCGTAGGTTcgtataaaaaaacaaaatcgaaaTAGCATAATACACTATTCTCTTATGAGTGCTATATAAAATAACAGATTATTTAGCATTGTTTTAATCTAattttgaaacttaaaaaaacaaaaacaaaaaacaaaatagatgACTAGCGTTATAGGATAGGTGGATAGTAAAGTTGCTGTAAATATAGCACGAGGGAAGAGTTGGACAAATGCAATAAACACTTAAGCGAAGAGATAAGctgtttaaaagaaaaaagacaaatCAATTTTGGGTCAGAAGTGGAATTGGTCTCATGTGTTGTTTTAAGAattgttgatttatttttttgaagctTCTTCAGCAAACAGATGTGTTAGTCTAATTGCGCAAATGCTTGGTGGCGGTCGTATGAAGCAGCTAGTCACCGTTGAGTGAGGGGTTTATTCCTTTGTTTGATTAGGATGATCTGTCTAAGTCATTTGGTGGTAaattttggggggggggggggggttggGGTGATTGTATATATGGACGATATGGGTAGTAGTGGACCACTACTAGTGGTCTTGCCGTATTGGTGGTGAACTTCGTCTGGTGTTGATGGCCGTTGTTGTATGGATTGTTTGAAAGTCTTCTTTCatatgaaaaccaaaaaaaaaaaagacttccaCTGTGATAGGGTCTTTTCCTGTTGTACCGCATTAGGTTTTCTGGTAggcaaacagaaaaaaaaaataagagagtAAGAAATGAAGCCTCCGGTGAGAATCGAACTCGCGGCCTTTCGCTTACGAAGCTAACACAATACCACTTATCTATCACTTCCTCTTTTGAGTTCCTTTTTATAGCACAAGCGCATTTTTTTGGTTCGTCATTAAAGCAAACGCAATATCCAACATAAAAACGTCAAAAACTTAAAACAGATCATACAAATTTACCTTTATATAAACTATTTCAATGTAATTAAGTTTTACTGTTTAGCAGTTTACAATTAGATTGTAAATTTTTGGAATGAAATAATGTGAAATGTTTTATTCCATCGATTCTATAAACTTTTTGGAATGAAATAGTATGGAATGCTCATTCTATCAATTTCATAGAAAGTCAAAAAAGTTCAAAGAAAATGATGTCGTTACAATTTTTATCATGACTAAATGGGatgaattttatttcattttctccATATTCCATTTATCTAGTTCATTCCTTTTTGTTCTACTGATTCCCGTTCTATAAATTGAAGGCCTCCAAGTTCTCATTAGACATAACTCAAAAACACATTATCTTCCTTGAGTTATCTCTGATCATGTTATAATCATCTCCTTAGAGAGTTATGGCAATTTCAAAAGTTTGTATTGCTTCTCTTCTCATATCTCTTCTTGTTCTCCAACTCGTTGAAGCAGAGGTGGTACGTATTTTTCATTgcaaatacaaaatatatatctatttatttgaCTAAATATACTTCTTATATTTATCCTTTTCTGAATATCCACTCAGGAAATCTCAAACAAAAAGAATGGTCACGGCAGCTAGATTAGTAAGATTGGTAACTGTATTAGCTTATATGTGCACACATACATTGTATACATGTAAGTTTTATATTAAGactaatgtttatttttgtagATTGTGGAAGTGCGTGTACTGAACGGTGGAAGCTCTCAAGTAGACCAAACCTTTGTCACGGAGCGTGTGGGACTTGCTGCGCCAGGTGCAACTGCGTGCCACCAGGCACGTACGGAAACTACGACAAGTGCAAGTGCTACGCCAACCTCACTACCCACAATATGGTCGCCGCAAGTGCCCTTAAGTAAACTAAAAACTCTCAAACTGTTGCGGTTGTTCAATATCAAGACCAGATATTTCGTTTTGTTTGTATTGTTGGCATGTAGCCCTACATCGTATTGTGTGTGGGTTCTAGTGAAAATAATGTCGttttattgtttcattttctaaataaaGTTATATGTTGCTTTATGgatgattgatttttttttttttttttttttttttttttgaacacattaTGGATGAttgattaaaatgatttttcCCCAATGATTGGCTGTTTTTGAAATGATACTTAGCAATTACTGACTGGGTATCATTAGGGTGTTCtcagtttttttaataaatttaaagcACATCACATGTGTATTTTCGAAGAAGATCAGATTTTATTTGTAGACGATATTTATTCGAGTATTCATAAATTTGGtcctttttccatttttttcactgtttgaactttaaaaagtttttagATATCCACTTAAGATATTACAGTGGGGTTACCCTAAAGTTGCTGTAAATACAACAAGAGGAATCGAAGAGTTGAACGAATGCAATAAACACTTCAGGGAAGagatataaactttttttttttaaataagaaagaaaaaaaaatccattgtGGATCAGAAGTGGAATTGGTCTCATGTTTGTTTTAAGAATGGTTGATGCTTTTTGAAGCTTCTTCAGCAAACATATGTGTTATAGTCTAATTGCGCAAAATGTTATGAAAAGAAATAGCTGGCGGTTGTATCTAACTTACAGCTAATTACTGAGAGGGTTTATTCCTTTGTTTGATTAATTAGGATGATCTGTGTAAGTTATTTGGTGGTTAATGTTTGGGGTTGAGGCTAGTGATTGTATATTTAGTCGTTTGGTGTTGATGGTGTGTTGTTGTATGGGGTTGTTTGAAAGACTTCTTTCGtataagaaggaaaaaaaatcaattgcgATAAGGTCTTTTTCTGTTATAACGCATTAGGTTTTTTAGTAGgcaaaaggaaaaataataaagGAATAATAAAAGAGCCCCCGGCGAGAATCGAACTCGCGGCCTTTCGCTTACGAAGCGAACGCAATACCACTATGCTACGGAGGCTTCTTAATATCTTTTGTACATGTACTCGTTCTTTTACATTTGACTATACAAAACGTGGGTTTAGTGGACCTTTACTTTATAACAAGAGTGGGCCTTAAATCAACTCATAATTATGGGTCTTCTTTCCAAAGTCGTTCTTAGCATAACTAACAAGTGCACATTTTATTGGCCTTAACGCTTATCATAATAATGGGCCTTACTCCAAGTGaaagataataaaaaacaaatgggtaaagaaaaaaaagagagagacgaATCAATTTATTTGGTAGGCACAGTAGACATTTGGCAGAAACCCACCTGACTTGTCGATTTCAGTGTGATGTAATGATGAGACATCTGAACAGTAATAATAGCCGTCGATTTTAACATCACCACAACTTTTTATCTCTCTAGAGTCAAGGCTAGGTGGTCTCTCTCTAGCAGTTCGTACACGCTTCTAGTTTAGGCATTTGGATATTAGACATTGGAAAAGTGCTGCCGTTTCTTGATTGGTCGAGTCATTAAGAGGAGAGAAAAAAACACCGTGACATTCTCTCGTAATTGTTGAAGACAGCCAGAAGTTTGAGTTACAGAGGGGACCGGTTATACACTTATACCAAGTTATCATAGCTCTTTTTTTGTGGGGGTacatctactctattaaaatagagtcctaaattttatctaccataaaaGTTCTCATTTAAGTTTTGGCCTGTTTGAAGTTTGTTAGTGTGTTACATAATTTATGGATCATATCAAGTTAATTAAAACTAATCATAAATGGTACAGTTAaagatttttttgattttttgagaTAACGTTAAAGGTCATTTACCTTCCTTCCCAcacgttcaaaaaaaaacttgtgggcttaATGTACATTTTGATCAAACCAAAACGTTTAGAACTAATGGGCCAATTCTTTACcaacaattataattttctgaAAACTATATGGTTAGTAACAATTATGTTTCAGTTGTGTgctaaatttaagtatttatcACACAATTGtctaattatttcatatatatgtcaaaaatataaaagaaatgtatattatattcaCATCTTAAATTATAAAGAGGATATATATACGAAAAAATAATACCcataaaaatatactaaaattatataatttaatttcggtttaTTTAAATTgaccatatatttaaaaacatattaaactatatcttaattttttccCCAACTT contains these protein-coding regions:
- the LOC108841325 gene encoding gibberellin-regulated protein 1-like; translation: MAISKAFIASLLISLLVLQLVEADVEISNKKNGDGSKIDCGSACIARCKLSSRPNLCHRACGTCCARCNCVPPGTSGNYDKCACYANLTTHDGRRKCP